A genomic segment from Amphiura filiformis chromosome 10, Afil_fr2py, whole genome shotgun sequence encodes:
- the LOC140163199 gene encoding uncharacterized protein, whose product MEFQCRLCGCEKPEGAVKFSKLQKPYCAWITKAFNITCGDDHPSLPDYVCDSCRRQLSRWNKATSSNKKVNLNIELYNFPVPQEAESSPVSLHAELFRAADEIAKQNNFQKWEQLSGDVCYVVFDMSTVTVDRCVTILSNGKWKIVVRGIEQNPTLLKTLNSVPDVITVNHLATIFAAATGKLCSGNPDFVRLMDRDERFGKDGSIQSFVEKGIYNFRGKQYLSTIRKKTCTYLANGDGQCPRCHAYRTDLNAMETYAKSKQNSDESRTTASSHVNHSNMNSDELKEKLVNVHNENRSLRRRNETLQKQMSHLVKAESVDLTGKDATEIQHIVNQHSQELDELLPQDSPQRLLWESQKAAIQLASTTSTRNMRWHPAIIRWCIALHSKSPAAYKAIRDSRFIILPHQNTLSDYIHYTNLQAGFHGDYILRLATDFNIMERADHEKHVSIAFDEIKIKSGLAYCAHSGKIVGFTEIGTLNEEFKTFERRCKGETTPPLATHMLVLMVRGITSGLQKPLSFFPCQHGFVSYELYNTLNEAVEILEFIGFQVHSFVSDGASANRKFYSMQQVTSDDSSTIQGTTFATNHIIRREDRIFFFCDVPHLIKTTRNCWENSGGNQKTRNMMYKSLPIRWTHLQDVYKWDLHIGGINPGLRMLHKIHHEHLHLSPSLRMRVYMAAQVLSGTVANAMEEMKKPEFQSTIKFIRMFNRFFDYLNVSAFDSTREEKKPYRTPDDPRLQWLTDNFLNFLYEWQHESDGMDFLTKEEKKRLCLSPQTLEGLRITVYSFVALTRKLLQLPGVHPILSEKFTQDPLEQYFSRQRASGGGNDNPTVAEFTNNTLSLQVSSDASKIIHKSQRGTNTRSKRNISDVDLLNSAELPKKRRYRSTEF is encoded by the exons ATGGAGTTCCAGTGTCGGTTGTGCGGATGTGAAAAACCTGAAGGAGCTGTTAAGTTTTCAAAGTTGCAGAAACCATATTGTGCATGGATCACTAAAGCCTTCAACATCACATGTGGTGACGATCACCCATCCCTTCCAGATTATGTGTGTGATTCTTGTCGGCGGCAACTTTCACGGTGGAACAAAGCCACATCCTCAAACAAGAAAGTAAACTTGAACATTGAGCTGTATAATTTCCCTGTGCCACAAGAAGCAGAGTCAAGTCCTGTAAGCCTTCATGCAGAGCTTTTCAGGGCAGCTGATGAAATCGCAAAacaaaataactttcaaaaatGGGAACAGCTTAGTGGAGATGTGTGTTATGTGGTGTTTGACATGAGTACAGTAACAGTGGATAGATGTGTTACTatattaagcaatggaaaatggaAGATCGTTGTACGTGGTATTGAACAAAACCCCACCCTTTTGAAAACTCTTAACAGCGTTCCAGATGTTATTACTGTTAATCACTTGGCAACAATTTTTGCTGCTGCAACCGGCAAATTGTGTAGTGGAAATCCAGACTTTGTCCGTTTAATGGATAGGGATGAACGCTTTGGTAAAGATGGCTCAATTCAGTCATTTGTAGAAAAAGGAATCTACAATTTCCGTGGAAAACAGTACCTTTCTACAATTCGTAAGAAGACATGCACATACTTGGCAAATGGTGATGGACAGTGTCCGAGGTGTCATGCATATAGGACTGATTTGAATGCGATGGAAACGTATGCTAAAAGTAAACAAAACTCAGATGAATCTCGAACAACAGCATCATCCCATGTCAACCACAGCAATATGAACAGTGATGAACTTAAAGAAAAACTTGTGAATGTTCACAATGAAAACCGAAGCCTAAGACGAAGAAATGaaacattacaaaaacaaatgtcACATCTAGTGAAAGCGGAGAGTGTTGATTTAACTGGTAAGGATGCCACAGAGATTCAACACATTGTGAACCAACATTCACAGGAACTTGACGAACTACTACCACAAGATTCACCTCAAAGACTGCTATGGGAATCGCAGAAGGCAGCAATTCAGTTAGCAAGTACAACTTCAACAAGAAATATGCGATGGCATCCAGCTATTATTCGTTGGTGCATAGCACTTCACAGCAAATCACCAGCTGCCTACAAGGCTATCCGCGACTCGAGATTTATCATTCTACCTCACCAAAACACTCTAAGTGACTATATACATTATACGAACTTACAAGCAGGTTTTCATGGTGATTACATTTTAAGGCTGGCTACTGACTTCAACATAATGGAAAGAGCGGATCATGAAAAGCATGTGAGCATAGCCTTtgacgaaataaaaataaaatcaggCCTTGCATATTGCGCGCATTCCGGAAAAATTGTAGGTTTTACTGAGATTGGGACACTGAATGAAGAATTTAAAACATTTGAACGGAGATGCAAAGGAGAGACGACACCACCGTTGGCAACACATATGTTGGTACTGATGGTGAGAGGTATCACATCAGGTCTTCAGAAACCACTGTCCTTCTTTCCATGCCAGCATGGATTTGTATCATATGAACTATATAATACTCTCAATGAAGCGGTGGAGATCCTAGAATTCATAGGGTTTCAGGTTCATTCTTTTGTCTCGGACGGTGCATCTGCAAACAGGAAATTTTATTCTATGCAGCAAGTAACATCAGATGATTCATCCACCATTCAAGGAACTACCTTTGCAACAAATCACATAATTCGACGAGAGGACAGAATCTTCTTTTTCTGTGACGTGCCACACCTAATCAAGACTACCCGTAATTGTTGGGAAAACTCTGGTGGGAACCAAAAAACACGGAATATGATG TACAAGAGCCTACCAATCCGCTGGACGCATCTCCAAGATGTCTACAAATGGGATTTGCATATCGGAGGCATCAACCCAGGTCTAAGAATGTTGCACAAGATCCACCACGAACATCTGCATCTATCTCCATCTCTGCGCATGAGGGTTTATATGGCTGCCCAG GTTTTGAGCGGCACTGTGGCAAATGCAATGGAAGAGATGAAGAAGCCTGAATTCCAATCAACAATTAAGTTCATTCGCATGTTTAATCGGTTCTTCGATTACCTGAATGTATCAGCTTTTGATTCTACAAGAGAGGAGAAGAAGCCATACAGAACACCTGATGATCCTAGACTGCAG TGGCTGACTGATAACTTCCTGAACTTTTTATACGAGTGGCAACATGAGTCTGATGGGATGGATTTCCTGACCAAGGAGGAGAAGAAAAGATTGTGCCTCTCGCCACAAACCCTAGAAGGGTTAAGAATTACTG TCTACTCCTTTGTAGCGCTTACAAGGAAACTTCTACAACTACCAGGTGTCCACCCAATCCTATCTGAGAAGTTTACGCAAGATCCTCTAGAGCAGTATTTCAGCAGACAGCGGGCTTCTGGGGGAGGTAATGACAACCCCACAGTGGCAGAGTTCACTAATAATACACTGAGCTTGCAAGTCAGCAGTGACGCATCAAAGATCATTCACAAGTCCCAGCGAGGTACTAACACTAGAAGTAAACGAAACATCAGTGATGTTGATCTCCTAAATTCAGCTGAACTACCAAAGAAGAGGAGATATAGAAGTactgaattttga
- the LOC140163198 gene encoding uncharacterized protein — protein sequence MMYVGLILTSLKDHPIYSRKEFPNCLPLQNLGKQLSENADHPAFKNFWTETAMELWKIITSADKRVLSCQSYDVIFANFHNFRLGNIKKNWDNLLKELNITNIHELLSNILLQFCLRNLNRKIIKDRNIADLQENNDVNSTPLTPHDHQVINYISGFIPFALVKRFSKVKTTMAAKFVRVLKSWRLNNSNDEHESFVTYARDWVKKQNRGYLFQPNWDLHVFF from the coding sequence ATGATGTACGTAGGGCTGATCCTTACTTCACTTAAAGATCACCCAATCTACAGCCGCAAGGAATTTCCCAACTGTCTTCCACTGCAAAATCTTGGTAAACAACTTTCAGAGAATGCAGATCATCCCGCTTTCAAGAACTTTTGGACGGAGACAGCAATGGAACTTTGGAAGATAATAACTTCAGCAGACAAGCGTGTATTAAGTTGCCAGTCATATGATGTGATATTCGCCAACTTTCATAATTTCCGTTtgggaaatataaaaaaaaactggGACAATCTTCTTAAGGAACTTAATATAACAAATATACATGAACTTTTGTCAAATATACTGTTACAATTTTGTCTACGAAATTTGAATAGAAAGATTATTAAAGACAGGAACATTGCAGACTTACAAGAGAACAATGATGTGAACTCAACACCCCTAACACCCCATGATCACCAGGTCATCAATTACATCTCTGGGTTCATACCATTCGCCCTTGTCAAACGATTTTCAAAAGTAAAGACAACAATGGCTGCAAAGTTTGTTCGAGTTTTAAAATCTTGGCGCTTAAACAATTCCAATGACGAGCATGAATCCTTTGTAACGTATGCTAGAGACTGGGTGAAGAAACAGAACAGGGGATATTTATTTCAACCAAACTGGGATCTACATGTTTTTTTTTGA